The sequence below is a genomic window from Paenibacillus sp. DCT19.
GATTCAGCTTTCCCAGCAATATCACTTACAACTATAGCTTCCGATTGGACTAGATGTCCCGCATTTATATCATAACTTAGTGTTGTGACGCTGTCTTTTGCCAGATAGCCGCCTTTATCTGTGGTGCTTACAACTCTTCCTTTACTGTCCAGCTTCAATTCCGACTCAGAGAGCAGCTGTCCACTGTATCCATTTTTAGTTGTACTTTTCAAGACGGTACCTTGGCTGTTATATGTTGTTTCGGTGTATCTCTCCAATGAACTATTAATCTTGGTTGTCGATCGAATAGGCTTGATCCAATGATACGGTGTTCTTCCTGTTTCATACGCATAAGTTGATTCTTGCCCTGTACTAAGCTTTTCGAAAGTTACCATTCCGTCCTCATCATATGTGTAAGTCGTGCTCAGTTTTTCGCCATTACGGCCACCCTCACTAACCCACTCTGTCATTTGAATGGGAAGGTTCCGCTTCGTTTGACTGTCATACTGGAACTCCGTGGAAGAAGTTGTGTCATCTCCAGTTAACATGTGCTTATCTGCATAAACCAAATCTGGATGCGCTGCAGCGTTAAACGTTTTGGAAAACATCCAAGTATCTACAGTGTTCTCTGCTTTTACTTTCGTTGTCCATGATGCAGATTGACCATAGCTGTCAAGATCTTCCTCAGAGTACTCAAAGTTAACCTTGCCTAGGAAGCCTTCGCCATCTGTTGTACTAAAATGACTCTTTCTCTCTCTGACTTTAAATACGAAATGAGAGGAAGCTTCTCCGATCTGCTTCAACGCCGGAATGTATGCATAATCTGTTATAGCTGATGAAGGGCTTGTAATACGTGATAACAATGCTGTGTGCATCACACCTTGAGCATTCTGGTTGCTTTGCAATTCAGGTAAAAAGTTAAATTTGGATTCTGGATAATAGTACGTATACGTAGTTGTACGATCTAATGCATCCGTAAACTCTCGCAAAATACGAATCCCATCGTCTTCACGTTGTGTATAGGTTACTTTCCGATCTGTTCCAGCTAGTTGTACGGTAACCTTAAGGTTGTCATAAGCAAATGTCAGTGCTTGACCCTCACTATTTACAATTTTTGAAATTACTTGATTTCCATTCAAAGTCGTATAGTGAAAATTCACATTATTCCGGTAGCCGTCTGTAATTTGCAACAGTTCCCCGGCTTCATTAAGAAGATAATCGTAGCCGTTACGGATGGATAGACGGTAACTGCTAGATATGCCATTAACAGTAACGGTCGTATCTCGCTTAATGGTTAAGTCATTCCATACGTAACCTTCTAGTTCCAGGTTCGCGTTTAAGCGGTAATACCCCACGCCAGGGATCAGAATAAACTGATTATCTCCGCGCGTCTCATATAAGGGATGTCCCAGCGCCAGCCCTGCCCCAATCCAGAAGAGAGTCCTTCCTTACGTGGCGTAACCACATTGGAGTACGTTTGTGTCGTTTCATCATATTCAACACCAAGTTGTCCACTTGCTCTAGCGCTATCATAGACACGTGTTAAATCAAACGTAATGAGTCCAGGCAGAGAGAGGTCAGTACTCTGAATTATCATCTCCCCTGTAGCAGCAGAGATTGACTCAGCTCCATAAGACGTCATATACAGCGATACGTCATCGCGAAGATCGACATGATCCAGACCTGTTTTGTCTATAGTCGTTCCGGTACCTGGCTCTTCATCTTCAAGCGCATTTGTTGAAAATGTATTTAACTGTGATGAATCAGGCAGCGGTGATCTGGAAGGAAGCAGCCCCTCCATTTGAATTGGTTCGCTGATTTCTTGTGTTCTTAGCCATTTCTCAGCAGTCTCGCCGCCTGTGCGGTCTGTCTGTAAAGCCTTGTACAGTTGATACAACGAGTACCCTTGATCTAGTTTCTGTTCAATCCAGTCTTCTTTAACTCCAAATTGCTCTTGTAAACTATGAATTGTAATGTAGGTAGCGGAAGGAAGGGAATCCCTACCTTCTGCTGCCGCTGCTGCTTGTCCTCCATATCCAAAAGAAACAAGTCCACTAAACACCAAAGTCGCACATAACCAAATAATCGTTATTTTCTTAAACACTTCATCACCTCAACCTAGTTATAGAGAATCGTTTAGTTAAACGGGAAGATTTTCTTCGTTCGTTTCGTCAAATTACCATTACGGTCATACTCAAATACAATTTGGTCCCCTGTAAATAAAACTACTTTAAGCAGTTGATTGCCATAACCATATTCGTAGCTGTTATCACTCCGCATGTTCATTTCTGCTGCTTTAATTTCACCTTGGACTGGTTTCCCATCCTTTTCGCCTAACTTCAGATAATAATTCTGTCCACCCTGAAGTTCCCACTCCAGCACGGTATACTGTTCGCCATACACCTGCTCCTGTTCGACTGAAGCAGCTATTCGACTGCTTAGTTCCTTATCTGTATATAACTCAAGCCAAGGCTCAATGGAAAAATCTTTTGACTCTTTAATCGCTATTCGATACTTACCTGTACCGTAAGGATTAAAGCGGTAGTACACGTTTCCTTGTTGCTTCTCAGGCAGCGTTGTTTCCAAACCTTCATACAACGTCAGAAACTCGACTTCTGGTTCTTTGACCGTAAAATGACGGTAAGGAGCTACAAATTTCAGCGATTGGGACGACTGATTATGCACCTGAATATTAGACTTTCCAGGTATGTGTTGTGACCCTGCCACATTCTTACCTTCCCTTACAACCACTTGGTTCTGATCCCTTATAACGTAATCATAGGCTAATGCTTCTACATGAGATGTAAAGAGCACTGATGAATAAGATGATGAGTTTGAGAACAACATCGTGTTGTTTGGCTCCAAACTTCGTTTAATGAGTGCAGGCTCTTGACTGGGACTGGCTGTCACCGGAACGTTATATTGAATGGTTACCGGTTCTGGAGATATTACAGTGACGACAAGTGTTCCACCCGCTGGAATTTCCCATGTATCAAGACTTGAGCCTACCACTAAATACTGATATTTATTATTTGCTTCGTAGACCACGAAATCTACAATAGAATCGGTTGTTCCAATTCGGTTAACCTGTGCAGGTTCTGAACTCGGATTCGTAAATACTGCGCTCTGCCCTTGGTTGATTGTGATTTCCGTTTCTGGTGAAGGTACTTGATCATCTTGTCCACGGAAAATACGGTAAATTCCACCATATGTGATGGGTTGATCTGAGACATTGGTCACAACAACTTTTTTGCCACCCAGGACAAGCGGTTCCATTGTTGTTGCTGATCTACTGCTCGATACTGTTCCATCTACGTTGTAAATCGTGTAATCATACACTCGCCCCGCACTGCTGGAAGCATCGTTTCGTAGCCTCTTCGAATCAGAGCTTATGTTGGTATAAGCATAGCTTTCACTTTTGTTCAACGTTACACGTAGATATGCCGGTTCCTGGCTATCCACTACAGAGAAGTCATCCGTATATTCAAATAACACAGGTGTACTTCCACCTACAGTAACGATGGCTTCACCACCAGAAGGAATGGTAGCGAGACTTACATTGCTATTGAATTTGTCGCTATGTGCTCTGCCGTCTGCCTTATACACGACAATATCAAACATTGCACCTATTTTTTTGGCGTTACTCCGGATCGGGTTGCTAAGTGAACCCCCATTATGGAATTTGACCGACTGGCCTGGTGACACAGTAATTTTACTGAGCGCTTCATTTGGTCGATCCTCTACATCAAAAATCGTATAAATTGCACCTATGGTCACAGGCTGAACAGATACACCCGTAACTACAGCTTTATTTCCATAAAAGACAACAGGACTAACTGCCGTTGCTTTTCTTGTGCTCCGCTCAGTACCGTCCGGATAATAAGTTACGTAATCAAATATCCGCCCTTGGCTGACGGACGCATCACTGTCGAGATACTCTCGGTCGGTACTGTTATTCCAAAATGTCACACTTTCTCCCTGATTCAGTGTTACCCGATGATAGGCGGGTTCCATGCTTTCTTCAACGGAGAAATCATCCGTGTAACTAAACTCAATCGGAACTTGACCAGCTACTGTCACGACTGCATAACCTTGAGAACGAATGGTCGGATTCGTAGTTTTGTTGAAGCCATCTGAATGAACAACATCTTCTGCTGTATACAGGACATAATCAAAAACGGCTCCATTGGAACTGCTTGCATTGTTTTTTATCGGATTAGCCAAGGAACCGTTATTCCGAAAAATCACGGATTCACCGGGATAAACGGTAATTCGAGTAATGGCGTCACCACCGGCTTTCTGAACATCAAATGTTCGATACGGCACACCGTATGTTACCGGTGTTGCTGTTACCAAGGTCACTATAGCGGTTCTCCCAGCAGCTACCGTAGGCTTAGTGGATGTATTGGTTCCGGTGGAACTTTCTGTACCGTCTGGAAGATATACGACATAGTCATGCTTATCTCTGGTGGAACCATCACTTTGAAGTGCATCGGACTTAGCGCTAATATTGGTGAATTGGTAGCTTTCGCCTTGGTTAAGTGTCACTCGAGTATACGCTGGCTCATCGGTCCACTCACCGCTATAAACTTCGTAGGGAAATCCAACACTAACAGGCTGTGAGCCAGCACCAGTAATAATGATTTCGTTCCCTGCTGCAAGTGAAGGTTTCCCAGTTGTTTGGAAATTTGAAGTCACTAGACTACCATCTTCTTTATAAGAAGCGTAGTCTATCCTCCTATCCTGAGCTGTGGAAGTATCGGCACTTAAGACTCTTGACTGTGTGCCATTATTGAAATAGCGATAACTCTCTCCATGGGATAAAGTAACTCTATTCATGGCCGGGTTGGCTGAGACGCTATATGAAAATTCTGAACGGACTGTCACTGTAAAAGGGTTTTGCCCCGTTGAGGTAATTACAGCTGTATAACCTGAACCTACTGACAAATTGTTAATAGAGTTCATATTTTCGCCCATAATACTCCCATCCGGTCTATAAACAACATAATCGTAAGCACTGCTTCTTGAGGTCGCCGCATCAGTACTTAACGATCTTGTAGCACTTCCGTTATTCGTAAACGTATAGGAATCTCCGGGGTTCATGATCAAAATGTCCTCAGCCGCCAGAGCCATAGATTGAGGAGTGTAAATATCTGCTTCGTATGTATCATCAGTTACCTCTGATGCACCTTCTGGTTCCTCAATAATTTCATTTACGTCCTCTGGTTCTTCGTAAATTCCTTCTATATCTTCAAACTCATCATTATCTTCGTCCACACCTTCTGGTCCTTCTTGGATGTCCTGATCTGTAATATCCAAATTATCCTCGTCTGCCAAAGCTGGATCCTCAGTAAAGACATCGACGTTCTCGATGTCATCCTCCATTGTAACGATCTCATCAGATTGATCAGATAGAGCATAACCGGTTGTCGGATATATGGTGCCAATCAACAATACAGCCATCATTAAAACAATAAAACCCTTTTTTAAACTCATGAAATCAAATTCCTCCTTTTGTAATAT
It includes:
- a CDS encoding DUF6531 domain-containing protein; this encodes MFKKITIIWLCATLVFSGLVSFGYGGQAAAAAEGRDSLPSATYITIHSLQEQFGVKEDWIEQKLDQGYSLYQLYKALQTDRTGGETAEKWLRTQEISEPIQMEGLLPSRSPLPDSSQLNTFSTNALEDEEPGTGTTIDKTGLDHVDLRDDVSLYMTSYGAESISAATGEMIIQSTDLSLPGLITFDLTRVYDSARASGQLGVEYDETTQTYSNVVTPRKEGLSSGLGQGWRWDIPYMRRAEIISLF